The DNA region GTCCTTCTAAAGCACGCCCCGAACGTACCAGGGTGCGCGTTCAGTATCGAGCGCCTGCTCTGCGAGGCCGGCTACCCGGAAGGGTTGTTCGTGCAACTCCGGCTCGATGTCGAAAACACTGGAGAGCTCATCGACGACGCTCGCATCCAAGGCGTCAGCCTGACGGGAAGTGTACGAGCCGGACGAGCCGTGGCAGCGAGAGCGGGAGCCGCCATCAAGAAATGCGTTCTAGAGCTGGGCGGAAGCGACCCGTCGATCGTGCTGGCCGACGCGGACCTGGATGCCGCGGCTGCAAGCTGCGCAACCGGACGCTTCATCAATTCGGGTCAGAGTTGCGTCGCAGCGAAACGGTTCGTGGTGGTCGACGCGGTGCGCGAATCCTTCGAGGAGAAACTGCTTCGGGCGATGGACGCTTGGCCACTTGGTGACCCACTCGACCCCTCGACAAGGGTCGGTCCCATGGCGCGGACCGATCTGCGCGACGCGTTGCATGGCCAGGTCGAACGCTCGGTCGAGGCCGGAGCGAGACTGATCGCGGGCGGGGTCGTCCCCGAAAGGCCAGGAGGGTGGTATCCGCCGACCGTGCTCGCAGATGTGGGTCCCGGGATGCCCGCCTACTCAGAGGAGTTGTTCGGACCGGTCGCCTGCATCGTACCGGTGGCGGATGAAGCTGAGGCGATCCGGGTGGCGAATGACACGGTGTTCGGCCTGGGTGCTTCGATCTACACCACGGACGTCGAGCGGGGTGAAGTCATCGCCGCAGATCTGATCGACGCGGGCAGCTGCTTCGTGAACGGAATCGTAAAGTCGGACCCCCGCCTGCCCTTCGGCGGCACGAAGGAGAGCGGCTACGGTCGAGAACTGAGCCCCTTGGGACTCCTCGAGTTCACGAATGTGAAAACGGTCTGGGTGAAGTAACCGCTACTCGAAGCTGTCCGGTACCGCCTCGAACATATCCGCTGCCATCTCATCGGCAGACTTCATCCTGCTCATGTCCAGCTCGAAGTCGGGGTGTCCCGGCGCTTCAAGCTTCTCAAGGAGCTCGCGAATCTCCCGTGCCGACAAACCCGCTGCCTTCATTTCGTCAGTTGAGACCGAAGCGCCATCGACTACCGTGATACCGTCATCGGCTCCCTGCACGAGCTTGGAGAGGACTTCCCGCTCCACTCGAGTTACCGGCTCAGCGCCGAGGTCATAGTCAATCCAGGCTTCGTAAGAAAGCGGCGCGACTCGCTTCACCATTGCTGCAATGACCTGAGCGAACTGCTGGATCTCCCATTGAGCTCTCGTATCCACACGCAGAGACAGGAAGTGGAGGAGATTGTGCAGATCGATTTTCCAGTACCATTGAGTATACGTCGATACAGGCAGGTCGATACGGGCGATCTCACGAGCTACGTCTTCTTCGAGCATCCACCGATACGCATCCCCTGAATCTGCGCGAAGCTTCTCCCAGCGCGCCGAGGCTTCACGATACACCTCTTCGGGCGCCCCACCGTCGCGGCCCTGATTGTTCGACTTGCTCTGCAGCGAGAACTGCTCCTGGTCCGGCATATAGAAGAGAAGCGGCATCAACGAGTAACGAGCGGACAGCTCGTTGACCGAGGCGGTCCGATGCCGAATCCACTGGCGTGCTACGAACATGGGCATGGCGCAGTGGAACTTGAACTCGACCATTTCCGACGGCGTCGTGTGTTTGTGCCGTCGGAGATACCGCACAAGTCCCCGAGTCGCCGAAACCTGTCGGGTACCGAATCCGTAACTCACCCGAGCCGCTCGCTCGACGTCTTCATCGGATCCCATGTAATCCACCAGCGACACGAAGCCGTGGTCGAGAACGGGGAAATATCCGCCGAGAATCTCCTCGGCCGCCGGGCTGGTGGGTCTCTTCGTTTCCATGACTATTCGTTCGAGGGTCTCTGGCTGATGCAGAATATACACACGGTGGCCAGCTCCGCTCTCATGCCGGCTCTAGGCCCCATGCTTGGAGGAAATCCTCCGGCTCGACGCCCAGGCCATCGGCCACTCGGGTGATATAGTTGAAGTAGCCGATGACCTGTGTCGCGTCATGAATCGCGCGGTCATCGAGCCCGAGTGAGCGGAGTTCGTCGATGTCTGGCTGGCCCGCGTCCTGTTGGTGGTGGGTCAGCTTCTCCGCATAGCGGCACAGTGCTTCTTCCGCCGCGCCCAGATCAGCAGTTCGCCAATCGCGAGTGACTGCGTGCACGAAAACATCCCGCTCCGAATCAGTCGCAAACAACTCCTCGACCTCTTCCCGGAGGTCATGCGCATGCGCCTGAGTTCAGTAAAAGCAGTCGTTCGCTTTCGAGGTAACGACCGCGAGCAGCTCTCTCTGCCAGCGCGTGAGCGGCGACGTCCCGAACATGATCGCGGCGTAGAACTTCATCGACGCATCCATCGCCGGGGGGTTCTGGCTCATTATGTGGACGATGTGCCAGATTCGACCCGCGCGTTCGAGCGCCTGATCGAAGAGCTTCTTGAGAAGGCCGGAAGCCTCCCCCACAGGGACCTGTTCGATGTAGGGCATGGCGGAACGTAGGGCGCGGAAAAGGCCGCGCCACCCTGAGAAAGGGTGACTCGGCCTAAGTACTCATGGGCCGTCGTCTGTCAGCCCGCCTGAGCCACATGTGAAGGCTCACGGCTGATTGTTTGGATGCGGGCTCCTGCGCGAGGTTCACGATCGCACGCTCGACGACGACGGCCGCGTCGATGCCACCTTCAGCTAGGGTCACGGGGCTTTCCACTCCGCAGCCTTGCAACCCCGCGGGGACCGCCAGAAGAGTGGGCGCATGATCTACCGAAGAGGGCTTTCTCCCGCATCGGTCCGTTCCGTGAGAGGCGCGTAGCGGTGGGTCCGCCCCTCCCCAGTGTGACCGCCACAACCCTCTCCTCGAGAATCCGGAAGACGGAGATGAGTGCCGCCGATTACAGGCCTCCGCGCGACCACTGAACCGAATGGGTCGTCGACCCGAAGTAAGTCTTAGGAACGCGAGCGGTCGACGGAGCGTGCAACGGAGAGGGCGATCATGGCTCAAAGAGCAAGAAGGGTGAGCAGTGCAAAAGGGACGCGAGCGGATCCGGCTCTTTCTGCACCATCCATCTAGAACAGGAAATTCGCGCTCGAACCGAGCTCACCGGCGACTTGGACAAGGATGCGATCATGAAGGCCGCGATCGGCTTTGTGATCGTGGGCGCACTTTTTCTCTTCCGGTTTCGCCGCTAGAAGTTGGCGGCGCCAAGGTCGAAGCGCCGACTCCTTAGTACGTCGGGCGTGTAGAATCCGGCACGCATCCGATTCAGCTCGAGGGTGACGCGAAAAATCGGACTACCTCCCGTGGGACCGACCGGGAAAGCGATGTCAGTCCGCCAGACATGACGCGTGTTGGCCGGCAGTCCGATCCGGAGACCGAAGCCTACTGCAGCCTTCCAGCCGGACTCGACCCCATACGGCGCATCGCCTTGCCAGACACGTCCCAGATCTCCGAATAGTGTCATGCCGAGATCGGCAGCGCCGCGGCTCGGCCAAGGGAAAAGGATTCGCTCCTCAACCACAAAGCGAGCCATTCGTCCGCCGGGGAACTGGTCCTCGACGAGGGACCGCACCCCTTCCCTGCCGCCTAGATTCAACTGGAAGGGAAGCGTGGTATTCCAGCCGCCTGCTACCGTCGCGCGAAGAAAAAGCGTGTGGCTCCGAAAGTTCTCGGACCGGACATAACCTACCAGGCTCGCATCACCGAGGACGTCCTTCCAGGCACCGTCATCCCGTCGAGTCTCGACGTTCACACCCCCGTGAAAGAACGACGACCCTAGTGGTGCCGTGAAGCTTCCGTAGGCGCGGCCGAAAAAGTCCTCGGTGCCCTGCACGTCGTTCGGGACGAGAAGCGCGAGGCCGGTGCCGATAGAGACGCCCGCGACGAAGCCAAGCCCGATGAGTCCACGATCTCGAAGCCCGTCGATGCCTTCGTACTCCTGAAAGCGCAGGCGAGTGGTACCAACATGCAGCGACACGCGAGTGGCTCCGGACTCCTGAAGATGATCGGAGAGCAGCGATGGAAGCTGGCCGGGGAAGTCCTGAAGCCCCTCGAAATCATCCTCAACTACGACCTGAGGCGTGCCGGGGAAGCGAATCACATCTCGCATTAGCGTGATGCCGGCAATGATGCTCTGTCCAGGTGATCCAAAACGCCGCGCTGCCGAGAGCTCGACGATCTCGCGAAACGAAGGGACGAGGACCTGGCTATAGGTCTCCTGTCCGTCGGTCGAGTACGCGAAGAACCGAGTCCCCTTCGAGTAGCCCTGTCGGATCGAGAACCGACCCGTCTCTCCGATGAACGGATAACGGACGAATTGATCAAAAACCTGGCCGGGTCGATCCCTCCCCCACCGAATACTGGCATCCGCCCGGCCGAAGAAACGTGGAGTCGACAGACGGACCGACTGGGCTCGAGTCTCCCGCCGCTCGCGATGACTGAACTCGGCAACGATGCCCTGGCCAAGGAAGTTCTTCTCGGCAATTGATAATTTTTCAAGATTCAGACTCGCGTCGTCATAGGTGACGCCGACATCGACCTGGGTCGACCATTCATCCTGTGTCTCGACCAGGACGGCCCGTCCGCCGCTGCCATCGTCTTCGCTGGTGATCCGGGCGCCGGCGAGAAAACCGTAGCTGTCGAGGAGCCGTTCGGATTCTCCGACCAGGAACGGATCGAAACAGTCTCCCACCTCGAACAGCAATTCGCTCCGGATGAACCGTGGGGCGGTACGGACGTGGAGCAAATTCATGAACCTGTACGTCCACGCCAGCGCTCCGACCTTAGTGGACTCCGGATCGAAGACGTCAGCCCGAGCCAGGTCGACGGACGTGACAATGCCGTCCATGCACTGCACGGGGGTGGGTTGAAGCTCCTGGGCCGCGGCCGGCTTCGGGAGTGCTAACAGCATCGCGACCACCCACGTACCAGCCAGCCAGGCCGGACGGCGCAAGGCGCGGTATCTCTCGATCAAGTCGGGTGCCTCGATGGATCCTCCAGAAGAGCACGATTCAGAGTTGAAAAGTAGCCGTCTGATTGGGGTTGAAGCGATAGGCCCGTGAGGTGGCTAGGCCAGTCCACATCGTCGCCTGAAAACCA from Longimicrobiales bacterium includes:
- a CDS encoding NAD-dependent succinate-semialdehyde dehydrogenase, giving the protein MHFESVNPATGERFAEYAQASPPEIEAQIQRAHEAHLEWRNVSVEARTDPLRTLARLLREQKELHGKLMTREMGKPITQAIAEVEKCALVCEYYADIASSALAPVPVETDASMSYWTYRPLGVVLGIMPWNFPYWQVIRFAAPALTAGNAVLLKHAPNVPGCAFSIERLLCEAGYPEGLFVQLRLDVENTGELIDDARIQGVSLTGSVRAGRAVAARAGAAIKKCVLELGGSDPSIVLADADLDAAAASCATGRFINSGQSCVAAKRFVVVDAVRESFEEKLLRAMDAWPLGDPLDPSTRVGPMARTDLRDALHGQVERSVEAGARLIAGGVVPERPGGWYPPTVLADVGPGMPAYSEELFGPVACIVPVADEAEAIRVANDTVFGLGASIYTTDVERGEVIAADLIDAGSCFVNGIVKSDPRLPFGGTKESGYGRELSPLGLLEFTNVKTVWVK
- the thyX gene encoding FAD-dependent thymidylate synthase, whose amino-acid sequence is METKRPTSPAAEEILGGYFPVLDHGFVSLVDYMGSDEDVERAARVSYGFGTRQVSATRGLVRYLRRHKHTTPSEMVEFKFHCAMPMFVARQWIRHRTASVNELSARYSLMPLLFYMPDQEQFSLQSKSNNQGRDGGAPEEVYREASARWEKLRADSGDAYRWMLEEDVAREIARIDLPVSTYTQWYWKIDLHNLLHFLSLRVDTRAQWEIQQFAQVIAAMVKRVAPLSYEAWIDYDLGAEPVTRVEREVLSKLVQGADDGITVVDGASVSTDEMKAAGLSAREIRELLEKLEAPGHPDFELDMSRMKSADEMAADMFEAVPDSFE